The following are from one region of the Streptosporangiales bacterium genome:
- a CDS encoding nitroreductase: MTHDEEIRGPWSVDLADFPPDAGTHEVLAFAARFGLLAPSPHNTQPWLFHLHDAHLDVIGDTSRGLAVSDPYDRELVISCGSVITNITLALSRLGYRSDVVVMPDPRDPELYARIGLAGSAEPSSDDVELFEQITRRRTSRVAFDERRLPDELVTRLARDVMDAGATLHVVDDRRPTVCDLITEADRLQMADPHFRRELAAWLAGRGDRADGIPEFSVEIGHLRLPPFVTPLVVRTFDIGDGKAAYDTELVEHSGLLAVIATPRDDVTSRLSAGRALQKVLLRACAHDVRSSFLNQPIEIDSLRGRLATAVGAANPQLVLRLGYGPSPSPSRRRDPAEFFVS; this comes from the coding sequence ATGACCCATGACGAGGAGATCCGGGGCCCGTGGTCCGTGGATCTCGCCGACTTCCCGCCCGACGCCGGTACCCACGAGGTGTTGGCGTTCGCCGCTCGTTTCGGCTTGCTGGCACCGAGTCCACACAACACCCAGCCCTGGCTCTTCCATCTGCATGACGCCCACCTGGACGTCATCGGTGACACCAGCCGTGGTCTCGCGGTCTCGGATCCGTACGACCGGGAGCTCGTCATCTCCTGCGGATCCGTGATCACGAATATCACCTTGGCACTGTCGCGTCTGGGCTACCGGTCCGACGTCGTGGTGATGCCCGATCCCCGTGATCCGGAGCTCTACGCGCGAATCGGTCTCGCCGGATCCGCCGAGCCTTCGTCCGACGACGTCGAGCTCTTCGAGCAGATCACCCGGCGCAGGACGAGCCGTGTCGCGTTCGACGAGAGACGGCTCCCCGACGAGCTCGTGACCCGCCTGGCACGAGACGTCATGGACGCGGGCGCGACACTGCATGTCGTCGACGACCGCAGGCCGACCGTGTGCGACCTGATCACCGAGGCGGACCGCCTCCAGATGGCCGATCCGCACTTCAGGCGGGAGTTGGCAGCCTGGCTCGCCGGCCGCGGCGATCGCGCAGACGGCATCCCGGAGTTCAGCGTGGAGATAGGGCACCTGCGCCTCCCCCCATTCGTCACTCCCCTCGTCGTCAGGACGTTCGACATCGGCGACGGCAAGGCGGCGTACGACACCGAGCTCGTCGAGCACTCCGGTCTGCTCGCCGTGATCGCGACACCACGAGACGACGTTACGAGCCGGCTGAGCGCGGGCAGGGCACTGCAGAAGGTCCTGCTCAGGGCGTGCGCACACGACGTGAGGTCGTCGTTCCTGAACCAACCCATCGAGATCGACTCGTTGCGTGGACGGCTGGCGACAGCAGTCGGTGCGGCCAACCCGCAGCTTGTTCTTCGACTGGGATACGGGCCGAGTCCCTCGCCCTCGAGGCGACGCGACCCCGCAGAGTTCTTCGTCTCCTGA
- a CDS encoding DoxX family membrane protein has product MSTEQKQGSAAAPGHQVTPQHENRIPRIESRGRSAVALAVTRIAVGFVFLWAFLDKTFGFGYATPSERAWINGGSPTEGFLSNLQAGPLRGMFQAWAGEPWADWLFMLGLAGIGIAVILGIGLRISAVAASLMMLMMWAAEWPLARFGYSGEPTMSTNPFMDYHLIYALVLIVCAAAYAGHTWGLGRFWEKTALVGRNRWLL; this is encoded by the coding sequence ATGAGTACCGAACAGAAGCAGGGAAGCGCGGCGGCTCCCGGCCACCAGGTCACTCCGCAGCACGAGAACCGCATCCCGCGGATCGAGTCCCGCGGACGTTCAGCTGTGGCGCTTGCCGTCACGCGCATCGCGGTCGGCTTCGTGTTCCTCTGGGCCTTCCTCGACAAGACGTTCGGATTCGGCTACGCGACTCCGAGCGAGCGCGCTTGGATCAACGGCGGCTCACCCACGGAAGGCTTCCTGAGCAACCTGCAGGCCGGACCGCTTCGCGGCATGTTCCAGGCGTGGGCAGGCGAACCATGGGCCGACTGGCTGTTCATGCTCGGTCTCGCCGGCATCGGCATCGCCGTCATCCTCGGTATCGGCCTGCGCATCTCGGCAGTCGCCGCGAGCCTGATGATGCTGATGATGTGGGCGGCTGAGTGGCCGCTGGCACGCTTCGGCTACTCGGGCGAACCGACCATGTCGACCAACCCCTTCATGGACTACCACCTCATCTACGCGCTCGTCCTCATCGTGTGCGCCGCCGCCTACGCCGGCCACACCTGGGGACTCGGACGCTTCTGGGAGAAGACCGCACTCGTCGGTCGCAACCGCTGGCTGCTGTGA
- the gap gene encoding type I glyceraldehyde-3-phosphate dehydrogenase, whose translation MTTRVAVNGFGRVGRSFLRAARGRGLEVVAVNDITDGATLAHLLASDSTLGAYPDRVVADEGALLVGDAKITLLNESDPNLLDWESLGVDIVIEATGRMRTADTASTHIARGARKVLVSAPGKNLDFTAVYGINHTEYDPERHHLVSAASCTTNCVVPMVTVLHRAYGLEAGLMTTVHAYTSDQSLLDGPHKDPRRARAAAVNIIPTSTGAARTAGVVLPELAGRLDGVAVRVPVEDGSLTDLTLMLDSSTDADAVNAEFQHAADDGLAGILRYSEAPLVSRDIIGDPASCVFDASLTQAMGRLVKVFGWYDNEYGYSSRLVDMATYMGRFLS comes from the coding sequence ATGACCACACGTGTGGCAGTCAACGGATTCGGTCGCGTCGGTAGGAGCTTCCTCCGTGCGGCGCGAGGCAGAGGGCTGGAGGTCGTCGCCGTCAACGACATCACTGACGGCGCCACGCTCGCCCACCTCCTCGCATCCGACTCGACTCTCGGCGCCTACCCCGATCGAGTGGTCGCCGACGAGGGCGCTCTCCTGGTCGGTGACGCCAAGATCACCCTGCTGAACGAGTCGGATCCGAACCTCCTCGACTGGGAGTCCCTCGGCGTCGACATCGTCATCGAGGCGACGGGCCGGATGCGCACCGCGGACACCGCGAGCACCCACATCGCCCGCGGCGCTCGCAAGGTCCTGGTCTCGGCTCCCGGAAAGAACCTCGACTTCACCGCCGTCTACGGGATCAACCACACGGAGTACGACCCCGAACGACACCACCTGGTCTCGGCGGCTTCGTGCACGACGAACTGCGTGGTCCCGATGGTGACCGTTCTCCACCGTGCCTACGGGCTCGAAGCCGGCCTCATGACGACCGTCCATGCGTACACCAGCGACCAGTCCCTGCTCGACGGACCGCACAAGGACCCGCGCCGCGCCCGTGCCGCCGCGGTGAACATCATCCCCACGAGTACAGGCGCGGCGCGCACGGCTGGAGTGGTACTCCCCGAGCTCGCAGGACGGCTCGACGGCGTCGCCGTCCGCGTCCCGGTCGAGGACGGTTCGCTCACCGACCTGACACTGATGCTCGACTCGTCCACCGACGCGGACGCAGTCAACGCCGAGTTCCAGCACGCCGCTGACGACGGCCTCGCAGGCATCCTCCGCTACAGCGAGGCGCCCCTGGTGTCCCGCGACATCATCGGCGACCCGGCGTCGTGTGTCTTCGACGCCTCCCTGACCCAGGCAATGGGGCGCCTCGTCAAGGTCTTCGGCTGGTACGACAACGAGTACGGCTACTCGAGCCGACTCGTCGACATGGCGACCTACATGGGCCGCTTCCTTTCTTGA
- a CDS encoding universal stress protein gives MTDGDRRPVVVGIDETTESQAALGWAVEKARSAGVPLRVVTVDPAAPPPLELADSDAVASSAALRQRHDAAVEYAQGQLGRENVSARLTTGRPAKVLVAEARQAELLVVGSRVRSATSAIVMGSVGAATVAHAACPVVVVRISTEIAPADRIVVGIDGSHQSDAAVRFAFEQATERGVPVAVVHCWQPYGYVDPIRWEHGVLEAEQQRRQDWIRQNIAPLAKEFPDVEHTAELVEGHTSTELTERSRRASLVVVGSRGHGGFAGLLLGSVSQNLLHHARCTVAVVKARP, from the coding sequence ATGACCGACGGAGACCGCCGACCCGTGGTGGTCGGCATCGACGAGACGACTGAGAGCCAGGCCGCCCTCGGCTGGGCGGTGGAGAAGGCGCGATCGGCCGGCGTTCCGCTGAGAGTCGTCACGGTCGACCCGGCAGCGCCCCCGCCGCTCGAGTTGGCCGACTCGGATGCCGTTGCATCGTCGGCCGCGTTACGGCAACGACACGACGCCGCCGTCGAGTACGCCCAAGGACAGCTCGGCCGGGAGAACGTCTCGGCCCGCCTCACGACCGGTCGACCGGCCAAGGTACTGGTCGCCGAAGCGCGACAGGCAGAGTTGCTGGTGGTCGGTTCGCGTGTCCGGTCGGCCACTTCCGCGATCGTCATGGGCTCGGTGGGAGCCGCGACCGTGGCTCATGCGGCATGTCCCGTGGTCGTGGTCAGGATCTCGACCGAGATTGCGCCGGCGGACCGGATCGTCGTCGGCATCGACGGTTCACACCAGTCCGATGCCGCCGTGCGGTTCGCCTTCGAGCAGGCAACCGAGCGTGGCGTCCCGGTCGCGGTGGTGCATTGCTGGCAGCCGTATGGGTACGTCGACCCCATCCGGTGGGAACACGGCGTCCTCGAAGCCGAACAACAGCGGCGTCAAGACTGGATCAGACAGAACATCGCGCCACTGGCCAAGGAGTTCCCCGACGTGGAGCACACCGCGGAGCTTGTCGAGGGCCACACCTCTACCGAGCTCACCGAACGCTCCCGTAGGGCGTCGCTCGTCGTCGTCGGGTCTCGGGGTCACGGCGGCTTCGCGGGCCTCCTCCTCGGCTCGGTCAGCCAGAACCTCCTGCACCACGCGCGGTGCACCGTCGCGGTCGTGAAGGCACGGCCGTAG
- a CDS encoding cyclic nucleotide-binding domain-containing protein: MTENPATSHVPGSALTRHAFFRAMAPEHVERLAEVTRRTRLPARTRIFDEGGVADRFWLIEAGAVALDLVIPGRGHAVIDTLVMGDVLGWSWLFTPYRWRFGAVTKGPFQALELDGRAVRAMCADDASLGYDLTQRFLAIALHRLQSTRIRLIELYATPSEYHD, encoded by the coding sequence ATGACCGAGAACCCGGCCACCAGCCATGTCCCAGGCAGTGCGCTGACGCGCCACGCATTCTTCAGGGCGATGGCCCCGGAGCACGTCGAACGTCTTGCCGAGGTGACAAGAAGGACCCGCCTTCCCGCAAGGACCCGCATTTTCGACGAGGGCGGAGTCGCGGACCGTTTCTGGCTGATCGAAGCCGGTGCCGTGGCACTCGACCTCGTCATCCCCGGCCGAGGACACGCCGTGATCGACACTCTGGTCATGGGTGACGTCCTCGGCTGGTCGTGGCTCTTCACGCCGTACCGGTGGCGGTTCGGCGCCGTCACCAAAGGGCCGTTCCAGGCGCTGGAACTGGACGGGAGGGCGGTGCGGGCGATGTGCGCGGACGACGCCTCGCTCGGATACGACCTGACCCAGCGTTTCCTCGCCATCGCCCTGCATCGCCTGCAGAGCACGCGGATCAGGCTCATCGAGCTCTACGCCACGCCATCGGAGTACCACGACTGA
- a CDS encoding universal stress protein, protein MSTSVVTSAGARRAVTTATVDMYQRDGGIMTATSDRPLVVGIDEAPQSQLALRWAIEEARSRGCPLHIVSVYELTTRPLEYELVSQLGAQSTLRDRFDEAVAFAFERLGADRVSHAYVAGHPAQVLLNEAASAAALVVGSTSRSPAAAVLIGSVSGAVAAHARCPVVVVRAAPAGPAAGPVVVGMDSSPHSDQAARVAFEQAHGRGLPLKVVHCSSPLPGYADPGKSPGGILADEPDGRERWIEERLAPLRKDHPDVRVSLHLVEGRPADELIACSAHATIVVVGSRGHGGIGGLLLGSVSQALLHHARCTVIVAKDVLSPR, encoded by the coding sequence GTGTCCACCAGCGTCGTGACGTCTGCCGGTGCCCGCCGAGCAGTGACCACCGCCACGGTCGACATGTATCAACGAGACGGAGGGATCATGACTGCGACGTCCGACCGGCCGCTGGTGGTCGGCATCGATGAGGCTCCCCAGAGCCAGCTCGCCCTACGGTGGGCGATCGAGGAAGCGAGATCCCGCGGATGCCCGCTGCACATCGTGTCGGTGTACGAGCTCACGACGCGTCCACTCGAATACGAGCTGGTGAGCCAGCTCGGCGCGCAATCCACGCTGCGTGACCGCTTCGACGAGGCCGTCGCCTTCGCCTTCGAGCGCCTCGGCGCCGATCGCGTCTCCCACGCATACGTCGCCGGGCATCCGGCTCAGGTGCTGCTCAACGAAGCCGCTTCGGCGGCCGCCCTGGTGGTCGGCTCCACATCACGGTCTCCCGCGGCCGCGGTCCTGATCGGCTCGGTCAGCGGCGCGGTCGCGGCACACGCCCGCTGCCCGGTCGTCGTGGTACGCGCGGCGCCGGCGGGACCGGCGGCCGGACCGGTCGTCGTCGGCATGGACAGCTCACCTCACTCCGACCAGGCGGCACGGGTCGCGTTCGAGCAGGCACACGGCCGTGGCCTTCCCCTCAAGGTCGTCCACTGTTCGAGCCCTCTCCCCGGATACGCCGATCCCGGCAAGTCACCAGGCGGTATCCTCGCCGACGAGCCGGACGGCCGCGAGAGGTGGATCGAGGAACGCCTGGCTCCTCTCCGTAAGGACCACCCGGACGTGCGCGTCTCCCTCCATCTCGTCGAGGGGAGGCCCGCGGACGAGCTCATCGCGTGCTCGGCGCACGCGACCATCGTTGTCGTCGGCAGCCGCGGACACGGAGGCATCGGCGGCCTCCTGCTCGGATCCGTCAGTCAGGCGCTCCTGCACCACGCCCGTTGCACGGTCATCGTCGCCAAGGACGTGCTCTCACCGAGGTGA
- a CDS encoding ATP-binding cassette domain-containing protein, which produces MGLDSEDVCRIDGCWRAASYLSVGQIYLLDNQLLREPLRPEHVKPRLLGLSSTGPQLLLRLLNRLNCGAAPGHDLRGAAGSWLPCGGERGAGGHVQRGVSTRRAPPRTSSSTRCVARGCCRWSYTCRRGLDTFVGEHGSRLSGGERQRLNLARALLADFPVLVPDEPTEHLEEPTATAITDDRSP; this is translated from the coding sequence ATGGGGCTGGACAGCGAGGACGTGTGCAGGATCGACGGGTGCTGGCGGGCGGCGAGCTACCTCTCGGTGGGCCAGATCTACCTGCTGGACAACCAGTTGCTACGCGAGCCGTTGCGTCCTGAGCACGTCAAGCCACGGCTTCTCGGTCTTTCGAGTACGGGCCCTCAACTTCTGTTACGCCTTCTGAACCGGCTGAATTGCGGCGCGGCACCTGGACATGATCTACGTGGTGCGGCGGGGTCATGGTTGCCCTGCGGCGGCGAACGCGGGGCTGGAGGGCACGTACAGCGAGGTGTATCCACACGTCGGGCGCCACCGAGGACGAGCTCGTCGACGCGCTGCGTCGCGCGCGGTTGCTGCCGGTGGTCGTACACATGCCGTCGGGGCCTGGACACGTTCGTCGGCGAGCACGGCTCCCGTCTCTCAGGCGGTGAACGGCAACGACTCAACCTCGCCCGCGCACTCCTCGCCGACTTCCCCGTACTCGTCCCGGACGAGCCCACTGAGCACCTGGAAGAACCGACCGCCACCGCAATCACCGACGACCGCTCGCCGTGA
- a CDS encoding carboxymuconolactone decarboxylase family protein yields the protein MAYGMAVRDELRPHTSELRRAIPDVYRGYRELHDAALAAGVLDTGTKELIALAIAVSKECDGCIAAHAHAAVQAGATPLEAAEAIGVTFLMNGGPATVYGARAYAAVREFCEERDRQPLDATP from the coding sequence ATGGCATACGGCATGGCGGTGAGGGACGAGCTTCGGCCACACACGAGCGAGCTCAGGCGTGCGATTCCCGATGTCTATCGGGGGTACCGGGAGCTGCACGACGCGGCGCTGGCCGCCGGCGTTCTCGACACCGGGACGAAGGAACTGATCGCGCTGGCGATCGCGGTGAGCAAGGAGTGCGACGGGTGCATCGCCGCGCACGCGCACGCGGCGGTTCAGGCGGGCGCCACCCCTCTGGAGGCGGCGGAGGCCATCGGTGTCACCTTCCTGATGAACGGCGGGCCCGCGACGGTGTACGGTGCCCGTGCTTACGCTGCGGTGCGCGAGTTCTGCGAGGAACGCGACCGGCAGCCGCTCGACGCGACCCCGTGA
- the tusE gene encoding TusE/DsrC/DsvC family sulfur relay protein codes for MPEKVYAGTAVTVNDEGFFTEPGQWREEMTSELAREYGIERLTEQHWQVVKHMRYQYEQNGTGPNVRALARSSGVTIKELYQLFPKGPAKLAARIAGIPKPRGCI; via the coding sequence ATGCCCGAGAAGGTGTACGCGGGAACCGCGGTGACCGTGAACGACGAGGGATTTTTCACCGAACCGGGGCAGTGGCGCGAGGAGATGACTTCCGAGCTGGCCCGCGAGTACGGCATCGAAAGGCTCACCGAGCAGCACTGGCAGGTCGTCAAGCACATGCGCTACCAGTACGAGCAGAACGGCACCGGCCCGAACGTCCGCGCGCTTGCGCGGTCCTCGGGCGTGACCATCAAGGAGCTCTACCAGCTCTTCCCAAAGGGACCGGCGAAGCTCGCCGCGCGGATCGCCGGCATCCCCAAGCCACGCGGCTGCATCTGA